From a single Helicovermis profundi genomic region:
- a CDS encoding LapA family protein, translating into MQFTFIISLLFAIIVALFALLNAETVTINVLFSKFQTSQAVVILVSASLGAIVVYLLSVFKKIKSTMKIKESEKKFKTLEKDYQKLSSEKEELVENNDKLLEENEKYKAAESQRELKVDISK; encoded by the coding sequence ATGCAATTTACATTTATTATTTCATTATTATTTGCGATTATTGTTGCTTTATTTGCACTTCTTAATGCTGAAACTGTGACAATTAATGTGTTATTCTCAAAGTTTCAAACTTCACAGGCGGTAGTTATTCTAGTTTCCGCTTCGCTTGGAGCTATTGTAGTATATTTACTTAGTGTATTTAAAAAAATTAAGTCTACTATGAAAATTAAAGAAAGTGAAAAGAAATTCAAAACATTAGAAAAAGATTATCAAAAGCTATCATCTGAAAAAGAAGAACTCGTAGAAAATAATGATAAATTACTAGAAGAAAACGAAAAGTATAAGGCAGCAGAAAGTCAACGTGAATTAAAAGTCGATATATCAAAATAG
- the recJ gene encoding single-stranded-DNA-specific exonuclease RecJ: MKYKEFLWQEKNKENIGLLNDVTLTNVTKRVLENKGLIKKEIVDKFLHPTLSKLYDPFLLNGMDKVTSRIAEAIKSKEKICIYGDYDVDGITSISIFLKYFQKINYEAIFYIPDREKEGYGINSLALENIKNKGVSLVISVDCGITSVKEADFAKTIGLDLIITDHHNPQEEIPNSYEVINPKRTDCSYPFDMLCGAGIVFKIVQALLKDEFNLFVNEIIDLAAFGTVSDIAPLVDENRIITKVGLDVLNNTSNIGLKELIDISELTNKKINAGHIGFILAPKINASGRIGNPRLAVELLTTNSKKRAKEIARELTQLNKERQNREKLIVEEALKYIDENLDPINEKILVVKGENWHTGIVGIVSSKISEKYYKPSIILNEENGILKGSARSVGDFDLFSALDSVKELFLKFGGHKQAAGLSMESINYEKLRIGVNNFADLEMKETDIIPKIKYDMSLLSKDINYKVLDELELLEPFGMGNSKPIFIYNNLNIDQFKCIGKEKNHLKITVHDEKRVYDSLGFSMAEKAELLRTNQSVNLAFSMERNNFRGVETIQFILKDIKMNEKLEFSKSDYFFNEYIIKIINTLEDTDFTELEEYIVNIFNKKLVSISEFLFFARNLLPNRDQIAIVYRFAIKNGKISLIKNKFSGILPYQVKIALYILKMNNLIIYDITDNEYYCEKTINNKKIDITASASYKSVQNYSFAVIDILKKNKYI, from the coding sequence ATGAAATATAAAGAGTTTTTATGGCAAGAAAAAAACAAGGAAAACATTGGTTTACTTAATGATGTTACGTTAACTAATGTTACGAAAAGAGTTTTAGAAAATAAAGGATTAATAAAAAAAGAAATTGTTGATAAATTTTTGCATCCTACTTTGTCTAAACTATATGATCCTTTTTTACTTAATGGAATGGACAAAGTTACTAGTAGAATTGCAGAAGCTATTAAAAGTAAAGAAAAAATATGTATATACGGTGATTATGATGTTGATGGAATAACTAGTATTTCTATTTTTTTAAAGTATTTTCAGAAAATAAATTATGAAGCTATATTTTATATTCCAGATAGAGAAAAAGAAGGGTATGGAATAAACTCTTTGGCACTTGAAAATATTAAAAATAAAGGTGTATCACTTGTTATTTCAGTTGATTGTGGTATAACGTCGGTGAAAGAAGCTGACTTTGCAAAGACCATTGGTTTAGATTTAATAATAACTGATCATCATAACCCTCAAGAAGAAATTCCTAACTCATATGAAGTTATAAATCCTAAAAGGACAGATTGCTCTTATCCATTTGATATGCTTTGCGGAGCTGGAATTGTTTTTAAAATAGTTCAGGCTTTGTTAAAAGATGAATTCAATCTCTTTGTTAATGAAATTATCGACTTAGCTGCTTTTGGTACTGTCTCCGATATTGCTCCTTTGGTTGATGAAAATAGAATAATAACTAAGGTGGGACTTGATGTATTAAACAATACAAGCAATATTGGACTAAAGGAATTAATTGATATTTCAGAACTTACAAATAAGAAAATAAATGCAGGTCATATTGGCTTTATATTGGCTCCAAAAATTAATGCATCTGGAAGAATTGGTAATCCGAGATTAGCCGTTGAATTATTAACTACAAATTCAAAAAAAAGGGCGAAGGAAATTGCTAGAGAACTAACACAGTTAAATAAAGAAAGACAAAATAGAGAAAAGTTAATAGTAGAAGAAGCACTTAAATATATTGATGAAAATTTAGATCCTATAAACGAAAAAATTCTTGTTGTTAAGGGTGAAAATTGGCATACTGGAATTGTAGGGATTGTTAGTTCTAAGATTTCAGAGAAATATTATAAACCTTCAATAATTTTGAATGAAGAAAATGGAATTTTAAAAGGTTCAGCAAGAAGTGTAGGTGACTTTGATTTATTTTCTGCTTTAGATTCAGTTAAGGAGTTATTTCTTAAATTTGGCGGCCATAAACAAGCAGCAGGTCTAAGCATGGAAAGTATAAATTATGAAAAGCTTAGAATAGGAGTTAACAATTTTGCTGATTTAGAGATGAAAGAAACAGATATAATTCCCAAAATCAAATATGATATGTCTTTATTATCAAAAGATATTAACTATAAAGTGTTAGACGAACTTGAATTGCTTGAACCGTTTGGAATGGGAAATTCAAAACCAATTTTCATATATAATAATTTAAATATTGATCAATTTAAATGCATTGGAAAAGAAAAAAACCATTTAAAAATTACAGTTCATGATGAAAAGCGAGTGTATGATTCGCTTGGATTTTCAATGGCTGAAAAAGCTGAACTACTTAGAACTAATCAGTCTGTTAATCTTGCTTTTAGCATGGAAAGAAATAATTTTAGAGGTGTTGAAACTATACAATTTATTCTTAAAGATATAAAAATGAATGAAAAACTAGAATTTTCAAAATCTGATTACTTCTTTAATGAATATATTATTAAAATAATAAATACATTAGAAGATACTGATTTTACTGAATTAGAAGAATATATAGTTAATATTTTCAATAAAAAACTGGTTTCGATTTCAGAGTTTTTGTTTTTTGCAAGAAATTTACTTCCAAATAGAGATCAGATTGCTATTGTATATAGATTTGCAATAAAAAATGGTAAAATTAGCTTAATTAAAAATAAGTTCAGTGGTATATTGCCATATCAAGTAAAAATAGCTTTATATATTTTAAAAATGAATAATTTGATTATTTATGATATCACTGACAATGAATATTACTGCGAGAAAACAATTAATAATAAAAAAATTGATATTACTGCGTCAGCTTCATATAAGTCTGTGCAAAATTACAGTTTTGCTGTGATAGATATACTTAAAAAAAACAAATATATTTAA
- a CDS encoding adenine phosphoribosyltransferase, with protein MDLKNYIREVQDFPKEGIGFKDITTLLNNGEVFKKTIDMCVENVSEFDFDVIVGPEARGFIVAAPMSYALSKSFVPIRKPGKLPSETVSIEYELEYGVDKLEIHKDAIKKGQKVLIADDLLATGGTVNAIVKLIESMGAEVVGMVFIMELSFLNARDLIGDYNIKSLIKY; from the coding sequence ATGGATTTGAAGAATTATATTAGAGAAGTACAAGATTTTCCTAAAGAAGGAATTGGTTTTAAAGATATTACAACTTTACTTAACAATGGTGAAGTGTTTAAAAAGACGATTGATATGTGTGTTGAAAATGTTTCAGAATTCGATTTTGATGTTATAGTAGGCCCAGAAGCTAGAGGATTTATAGTTGCAGCCCCTATGTCATATGCTCTTTCAAAATCATTTGTTCCAATAAGAAAACCTGGTAAACTTCCATCTGAAACGGTTTCTATAGAGTATGAACTTGAATATGGTGTAGATAAGCTAGAGATTCATAAAGATGCAATTAAAAAGGGTCAAAAAGTTCTTATTGCAGATGACTTGCTTGCAACTGGCGGAACTGTAAATGCAATTGTAAAATTAATTGAAAGTATGGGAGCTGAAGTTGTTGGAATGGTATTTATTATGGAGCTTTCATTTTTAAACGCAAGAGATTTAATTGGAGATTATAATATTAAGTCGCTTATTAAATATTAA
- the secF gene encoding protein translocase subunit SecF: MNIVGKYKIWFGISLAVILIGLIIMATTGLNYGIDFTGGTMMQIDLGQTAPVDEVQSVIKDFNLNAEIVHAGQEKHEIIIKTKASISNDERIKILAAFVEKYKLDKDTVFRSVEQFGPSIGKEIQNKALLAILAASVCMLIYITFRFEYVYGVSAITALLHDVLVLLAVYAIFRIPVNSSFIAAILTIVGYSINDTIVVFDRVRENMRRRKKEPFMEVANNSILQTITRSLNTSLTTLVVIGSLYFLGVEQIKDFAFPLMSGVIVGTYSSIFIASPIWALWKTKKEKVQKHYSKA, encoded by the coding sequence ATGAATATTGTAGGAAAATATAAAATTTGGTTTGGAATTTCTTTAGCAGTTATTCTAATTGGTCTTATTATAATGGCTACTACTGGATTAAATTACGGTATTGATTTTACAGGTGGAACTATGATGCAAATTGATCTTGGACAAACAGCTCCAGTTGATGAAGTTCAATCAGTAATAAAAGATTTTAATCTTAATGCAGAGATTGTTCATGCAGGTCAAGAAAAGCATGAAATAATCATTAAAACAAAAGCATCTATATCAAATGATGAAAGAATAAAAATATTGGCTGCATTTGTTGAAAAATATAAATTGGATAAAGATACAGTATTTAGATCAGTTGAACAATTTGGACCTTCAATTGGTAAAGAAATTCAAAATAAAGCATTGTTAGCTATTTTAGCGGCATCAGTTTGTATGTTAATTTATATAACTTTTAGATTTGAATACGTATATGGAGTTTCTGCAATTACTGCTCTTTTACATGACGTTTTAGTTTTGCTTGCAGTTTATGCTATTTTTAGAATTCCAGTAAATTCTTCATTTATTGCGGCAATACTTACAATTGTTGGTTACTCAATAAATGATACGATTGTTGTTTTCGATAGAGTTCGTGAAAATATGCGAAGAAGAAAAAAAGAACCTTTTATGGAAGTTGCAAATAATAGTATTCTTCAAACTATTACAAGGTCATTAAACACTTCACTTACAACTTTGGTAGTAATTGGAAGTTTGTATTTCCTTGGTGTTGAGCAAATAAAAGATTTTGCATTTCCTTTAATGTCAGGAGTTATTGTTGGAACATATTCTTCAATATTTATTGCTTCTCCAATTTGGGCTTTGTGGAAAACTAAAAAAGAAAAAGTTCAAAAACATTATTCAAAAGCATAA
- the secD gene encoding protein translocase subunit SecD, whose translation MKKNGVAVFLVIVLLICGVSYLALNGVGSGTFGVKSIADSMKLGLDIEGGVVVVYEAKTDATGSDLLQLMNQTKNVIVRRVNSMGLTEPNITIQGDKRIRIELPGVKNANDAISMIGKTAQLEFVLVDQKSVARSGMTKDAFVGTQILTGQEVKDSKLSFDKYNKPGVGLEFNTEGTKLFRTATESAVAYPGGKGQIAIILDDNVISAPYTSIVIGDGKAVITGNFTVEEATNLASLIRGGALPVNLDEVQTSVIGPTLGLDALKTSVNAAKIGLLLVVLFMLVFYRVPGFIASIALVLYAGVLLFIMVGFNATLTLPGVAGIVLSLGMAVDANVIIFERIKEELRNGKTLRASIDSGFSRALRTIIDSNVTTFIAAIVLFTFGEGPIKGFAVTLMIGIVTSMFTAVVVTKTLLKSSLSFKGFNSNKMYGVRGGN comes from the coding sequence ATGAAAAAAAACGGTGTAGCAGTTTTTCTCGTAATTGTTCTATTAATTTGCGGTGTAAGTTACTTAGCGCTTAATGGAGTAGGTAGTGGGACATTTGGAGTAAAATCAATAGCTGATTCGATGAAACTGGGATTAGATATTGAAGGTGGAGTAGTTGTAGTTTACGAAGCAAAGACAGATGCTACAGGAAGTGATTTACTTCAGCTTATGAATCAAACAAAAAATGTAATTGTTAGAAGGGTTAATTCTATGGGGTTAACTGAGCCTAATATTACAATTCAAGGTGATAAAAGAATTAGGATTGAATTACCTGGAGTAAAAAATGCAAATGATGCTATTTCAATGATTGGTAAAACTGCACAATTAGAGTTTGTATTAGTTGATCAAAAGTCTGTTGCAAGAAGTGGAATGACAAAAGATGCTTTTGTTGGAACTCAGATTTTAACTGGACAAGAAGTAAAAGATTCAAAATTATCTTTTGATAAATACAATAAACCTGGAGTAGGTTTAGAATTTAACACTGAGGGAACAAAATTATTTAGAACTGCTACTGAAAGTGCAGTGGCTTATCCAGGCGGTAAAGGACAAATTGCAATTATTTTAGATGATAATGTTATTTCTGCACCATACACAAGTATTGTAATAGGTGACGGAAAAGCGGTTATTACTGGTAACTTTACAGTAGAAGAAGCAACTAATTTAGCATCTCTTATAAGAGGTGGTGCACTTCCAGTAAATTTGGATGAAGTACAAACATCTGTAATAGGACCTACATTAGGCTTAGATGCACTTAAAACAAGTGTTAATGCTGCAAAAATTGGTTTATTACTAGTGGTATTATTTATGTTGGTATTTTACAGAGTACCTGGTTTTATAGCAAGTATTGCTTTAGTACTATATGCAGGAGTATTATTATTTATTATGGTAGGATTCAATGCTACTTTAACACTTCCAGGTGTTGCTGGTATTGTACTCTCACTTGGTATGGCAGTTGATGCGAACGTTATTATATTTGAAAGAATAAAAGAAGAATTAAGAAATGGAAAAACTCTTCGTGCTTCTATTGACTCTGGTTTTTCAAGAGCACTTAGGACTATTATAGATTCAAATGTTACAACATTTATTGCAGCTATTGTTCTATTTACATTTGGTGAAGGACCTATAAAAGGATTTGCTGTAACGCTTATGATTGGTATTGTTACTAGTATGTTTACAGCTGTAGTTGTGACAAAAACTTTGCTGAAATCTTCTCTTAGTTTTAAAGGATTTAATAGTAATAAAATGTATGGCGTAAGAGGGGGTAATTAA